A genomic window from Bacteroidota bacterium includes:
- a CDS encoding DUF5686 family protein yields MAFHRILILLTLAFFPFVVFTQTSSTVSGVVLDASTGKPLPAATIRVAGPSNMGTITNERGQFQLSHLSGDSLLIISYLGYRSDTVSAFPPGGMEIRASLQPEAIKMSEVVVTDEDPAIEIIRRAIESKPRWMGALRTFRCEAYSRLTVNFDTAVGAITESYLTLFWRSNDSLREVVHQKRQTKNLGVGEIVNRVGQVTNFNDDTIVTGGFKFIGPTSPNAFSFYDYKLIRTRTMDGMDVYDISVIPKSRLRPLFRGNISIAERSYAVIDVDFEPNEAYAIPFLKDVSFHYLQQFRLYEDRFWMPVDYRVKGKASLNLMGLSLLKFSFARYVVMSDYAINPEFPDSVAKLPRFTVAPEAARFDSAYWREHPLLPLNADEEHAYKTLDSTATLEKQIGNRTKALNFLGGGLSVLSYADLRFNRVEGLFAGGKFDIDSVTNAIALRGGLGYGFDDKRWKYSAGGTYYPDSGRSFGIGGDVYRKLDNRPDEGYYDNFQILLGSLFSKDDYRDYFLSRGWDGFVEGNFLRRGETPDLQVQLGFTDEKQTSLRNITEYSLLDRDRTFRTNPPIADGTLHALTLTANYGSETEYFFSNPYLTAHTSVEYSSKSLMNSDFGFTRIAGGLRAKFPTYDMSLFFNPTLSISFNGGILSGDRLPQRLFNLESSYIGSAWFGGLRAAGVKEFSGDRFVLLSVEHNFRRLPFLASGIPFLYESNLEVIVFGSVAQSWLTPSALAGPPTFNTTNGWYYEGGVSLSRILDLFRVDLTWRGKAPRSLALTLGIGDIL; encoded by the coding sequence ATGGCGTTTCATCGCATTCTGATCCTCCTGACTCTGGCATTTTTCCCGTTCGTTGTCTTCACTCAGACCTCCTCCACGGTCTCCGGCGTCGTCCTTGATGCGTCGACGGGCAAGCCGCTCCCCGCGGCGACGATCCGTGTCGCCGGTCCGTCCAACATGGGAACGATCACCAACGAACGGGGGCAGTTTCAGCTCTCGCATCTCTCCGGGGATTCTCTTCTCATCATCAGCTATCTCGGCTACCGTTCGGACACGGTCAGCGCTTTCCCCCCGGGCGGCATGGAAATTCGTGCTTCGCTCCAGCCGGAGGCGATCAAGATGTCGGAGGTTGTGGTCACCGACGAGGACCCGGCGATAGAAATTATCCGCCGGGCGATCGAGAGCAAGCCGCGGTGGATGGGGGCCTTAAGGACATTCCGGTGCGAAGCATACAGCCGCCTGACCGTCAACTTCGATACCGCCGTCGGCGCAATTACCGAATCGTACCTTACCCTCTTTTGGCGGTCAAACGATTCGCTGAGAGAAGTTGTTCATCAGAAACGCCAAACGAAAAATCTCGGCGTGGGAGAGATCGTCAACCGGGTCGGACAGGTGACCAATTTCAACGACGATACGATCGTGACGGGGGGATTCAAATTCATCGGCCCGACCTCTCCCAACGCATTTTCCTTCTATGATTACAAGCTGATCCGAACGAGGACGATGGATGGAATGGATGTCTACGACATCAGTGTTATTCCAAAATCCCGCCTGAGGCCGCTCTTCCGCGGGAATATCTCGATCGCCGAAAGGAGCTACGCGGTCATCGATGTCGACTTTGAGCCGAATGAAGCGTACGCGATTCCCTTTTTGAAAGATGTCTCGTTCCACTACCTGCAGCAATTCCGTTTGTACGAAGACCGCTTCTGGATGCCGGTCGATTATAGAGTCAAGGGAAAAGCGAGCCTGAACCTGATGGGGCTATCCCTCCTCAAATTTTCCTTTGCCCGTTATGTGGTGATGTCCGACTACGCCATCAACCCTGAGTTCCCCGACAGCGTCGCCAAATTGCCGCGATTTACGGTCGCGCCGGAGGCGGCGCGGTTCGATTCGGCATACTGGCGCGAACATCCGCTTTTGCCCCTCAATGCGGACGAAGAACACGCCTACAAAACATTGGACAGCACTGCCACGCTCGAAAAACAGATCGGCAACAGGACAAAGGCGCTGAATTTTTTGGGAGGAGGCCTCAGCGTGCTCTCGTATGCCGACCTCCGCTTTAACCGTGTGGAAGGATTGTTCGCCGGCGGAAAATTCGATATCGACTCGGTGACCAACGCTATCGCACTTCGCGGCGGTCTGGGATACGGCTTCGACGACAAGCGGTGGAAATATTCCGCCGGCGGAACATACTACCCCGACTCCGGGCGTTCTTTCGGCATCGGAGGGGACGTTTACCGGAAACTTGACAACCGTCCCGACGAGGGCTACTACGATAATTTTCAAATACTTCTCGGTTCGCTTTTTTCAAAGGACGACTACCGTGATTATTTCCTTTCAAGAGGCTGGGACGGTTTTGTGGAAGGAAATTTTCTCCGGCGCGGCGAAACGCCGGACCTTCAGGTACAGCTCGGTTTCACGGATGAGAAACAAACCTCACTGAGAAATATTACGGAGTATAGCCTGTTGGATCGGGATCGGACATTCCGAACCAACCCGCCGATCGCTGACGGAACGCTTCATGCGCTGACGTTGACCGCCAACTACGGGAGTGAAACCGAGTATTTTTTCAGCAATCCGTATCTTACAGCCCACACGTCGGTGGAGTATTCGTCGAAGAGTCTGATGAACAGCGATTTCGGGTTCACGAGAATTGCGGGAGGCTTGAGGGCGAAATTTCCAACGTACGATATGAGCCTGTTCTTCAATCCGACATTGTCGATCAGTTTTAACGGCGGAATTCTTAGCGGCGACCGTCTGCCGCAGCGGTTGTTCAACCTTGAATCGAGTTACATCGGATCGGCGTGGTTCGGCGGACTGCGCGCCGCGGGGGTGAAAGAATTTTCCGGGGACCGGTTCGTTCTCCTTTCTGTCGAGCATAACTTCAGACGTTTGCCCTTCCTTGCAAGCGGAATTCCATTCCTCTATGAAAGTAATCTGGAGGTGATCGTATTCGGGTCCGTTGCGCAATCGTGGCTCACGCCGTCGGCGTTGGCGGGGCCGCCGACGTTCAACACGACGAATGGCTGGTATTATGAGGGAGGAGTAAGCTTGAGCAGGATCCTGGACCTCTTTCGCGTTGACCTGACATGGCGGGGGAAAGCGCCGCGATCACTTGCGTTGACGCTCGGAATCGGCGACATATTATGA
- a CDS encoding T9SS type A sorting domain-containing protein, translating to MKTFYRVIAVALCLSAISSAQTNFIKNGGFESWTNNVPNNWVTDASASTKTTTAHSGSYALKLNTYLYFGIAAYPGAITQYIPVTGATFTLRGWYQLHSDSGDAMSVTMLASKAGVDVGAGDKRFTTSTTAYTAFTVGMVMDPNTTADTCTLLISMEDNGSGTAHVGSYAMFDDLVLDNTTGVASDDFARPSSYQLAQNYPNPFNPSTEIEFTIAQQQHVSLRVYNVMGQEVETLVDGQLPQGRYKKVFDASRLSSGTYFYKLEAGSFAQVKRMMLVK from the coding sequence ATGAAAACTTTCTATCGCGTAATAGCAGTTGCGCTATGCCTCAGTGCGATCTCATCAGCCCAAACTAATTTTATCAAGAACGGAGGTTTCGAATCGTGGACGAATAATGTGCCGAATAACTGGGTTACCGATGCCTCCGCCTCCACCAAGACCACGACCGCTCACAGCGGCTCATACGCATTAAAGCTCAACACGTATTTGTATTTTGGCATCGCTGCTTATCCAGGCGCAATAACACAGTATATTCCAGTTACCGGCGCTACGTTCACACTGAGAGGCTGGTACCAATTGCATTCGGATAGCGGAGACGCAATGTCTGTCACCATGCTCGCATCAAAGGCGGGGGTGGATGTCGGTGCGGGGGACAAACGCTTTACAACTTCTACCACTGCATACACGGCGTTTACCGTAGGCATGGTCATGGATCCGAACACCACCGCGGATACATGTACGTTGTTGATATCGATGGAAGATAACGGAAGCGGCACTGCGCATGTGGGCTCGTATGCTATGTTCGATGACCTGGTCCTGGATAATACCACCGGAGTGGCCAGCGACGACTTTGCCCGTCCATCGAGCTACCAGCTTGCCCAGAATTATCCGAATCCGTTCAATCCATCGACCGAGATCGAGTTTACGATTGCGCAACAGCAGCATGTCAGTTTGCGTGTCTATAACGTGATGGGGCAGGAAGTTGAAACGCTCGTCGACGGACAACTCCCGCAAGGGCGTTACAAAAAAGTCTTCGACGCATCACGTCTCTCATCCGGCACATACTTCTATAAACTTGAGGCCGGCTCGTTCGCCCAGGTGAAGAGGATGATGCTGGTGAAGTAA
- a CDS encoding T9SS type A sorting domain-containing protein, which yields MKSITYIAALLAFVFVAWPTNAQWYQKGLSGERVTALAIKSNGHIFAGTYSDGLFRSTDNGDSWTLVLGSSLYGVYEVFSIAFDTGGTIYAGTYGAGLFRSTNDGGSWASLSSDYGSNNLPVDDIYAVGITSPGKILAIDGSGSVGNVYSSTDNGSTWTEIVYSTCSCLATGVSNAAYIGGGSEWFEYTSDGGNHWTWEGSASGLTSEPYCLAWTPADRIFTGTSGGGVFMSSNDGVSWSKVSSGLTTNYINCLAIKHDSCIFAGTDGSGVFYSKNNGGSWTKYDSNLTQTKILSLACDNAGNLYAGTYSGGVWKKNLTDIGLPVELTSFIASAKDLTITLAWRTATEVDDFGFEIERKNVGDMTGNGKNETWSKIGFVAGSGTCNDPHNYSYLDANLSAGTYAYRLKQIDHSGMFKYSGEVTVIISPPTDFALHQNFPNPFNPSTEIEFTIAQQQHVSLRVYNVMGQEIETLVDGQLPQGRYKKVFDASRLSSGTYFYKLEAGSFAQIKRMMLVK from the coding sequence ATGAAGTCGATAACGTATATCGCGGCATTATTAGCCTTTGTTTTTGTCGCCTGGCCGACGAACGCTCAGTGGTACCAGAAGGGTTTATCGGGCGAAAGAGTTACTGCCCTAGCGATAAAATCCAACGGCCATATTTTTGCTGGGACCTACTCAGACGGTTTGTTCAGATCGACCGACAACGGGGATAGCTGGACGCTGGTCTTGGGTTCCTCTCTTTATGGTGTGTATGAAGTTTTTTCGATCGCCTTTGACACTGGCGGAACTATCTATGCCGGGACCTATGGAGCCGGACTCTTTCGCTCGACAAATGACGGGGGAAGCTGGGCTTCGTTGAGCAGCGATTATGGGTCGAACAATCTTCCGGTCGACGACATTTATGCGGTCGGCATAACGAGCCCGGGGAAAATTCTTGCGATTGACGGATCCGGAAGTGTCGGCAACGTCTACAGTTCCACGGACAACGGCTCGACATGGACGGAAATAGTCTACAGCACTTGTTCCTGTTTGGCAACCGGGGTGAGCAATGCAGCGTACATAGGAGGAGGCAGCGAATGGTTCGAGTACACCTCAGATGGAGGCAACCACTGGACGTGGGAAGGGTCGGCATCGGGGTTGACCAGTGAACCGTACTGCCTCGCATGGACCCCCGCCGACCGCATATTTACGGGGACATCCGGGGGAGGGGTTTTCATGTCCAGCAATGATGGCGTGAGCTGGTCGAAAGTCAGCAGCGGCTTGACCACCAACTATATCAATTGCCTCGCGATCAAACACGACTCTTGCATTTTCGCAGGCACTGATGGGAGCGGGGTATTCTACTCAAAAAATAACGGAGGAAGCTGGACAAAGTACGATTCAAACCTCACTCAAACCAAAATCCTCTCTCTCGCCTGTGACAATGCCGGGAACCTTTATGCAGGAACGTACAGCGGCGGAGTCTGGAAAAAGAATCTCACAGACATCGGTCTTCCTGTTGAGTTAACGAGTTTCATCGCAAGTGCAAAAGACCTGACAATCACTCTGGCGTGGAGAACGGCCACGGAGGTCGATGATTTTGGCTTTGAAATAGAGCGAAAGAACGTCGGCGATATGACGGGCAACGGTAAAAATGAAACATGGTCTAAGATCGGTTTTGTTGCCGGAAGCGGCACATGTAATGATCCGCACAATTACAGCTATCTGGACGCTAATCTTTCAGCCGGGACATATGCCTATCGACTAAAACAAATCGACCACAGCGGCATGTTCAAATATTCGGGCGAGGTGACCGTCATAATTTCGCCCCCAACGGACTTTGCGCTGCATCAGAACTTTCCGAATCCGTTCAATCCATCGACCGAGATCGAGTTCACGATTGCGCAACAGCAGCATGTCAGTTTGCGTGTCTATAACGTGATGGGGCAGGAAATTGAAACGCTCGTCGACGGACAACTGCCGCAAGGGCGTTACAAAAAGGTCTTCGATGCATCACGTCTTTCTTCTGGAACCTATTTCTACAAATTGGAAGCCGGTTCGTTCGCCCAAATAAAAAGAATGATGCTGGTGAAGTAA
- the uppP gene encoding undecaprenyl-diphosphatase UppP: MSLFYSILLGIIQGITEFLPISSTAHLTIAGSLLGLINPDRPDEWTAFIAVIQIGTMAAVVVYFFKDLVEILEGFFVDGMKYIQSPSKGLGRARMGWYIILGTLPVAVIGLAFRKIIEGTLTKSLTVIGTSLIALALILWLAERVGSRKKEMADLTWLDSLIVGFAQSLALIPGSSRSGTTITAGLFLGINRADAARFSFLLSVPAVFASGMLELYEMRHFFHDLGVANVVVATIVSGVVGYASIAFLLRYLKTHTTYLFIFYRIAVGAALLLMSMK, encoded by the coding sequence ATGTCTCTTTTCTATTCAATTCTCCTTGGGATCATCCAAGGCATCACGGAGTTCCTTCCCATCAGCAGTACCGCGCACCTTACCATCGCCGGCTCTCTGCTCGGTTTGATAAATCCCGACCGTCCCGATGAATGGACGGCGTTCATCGCCGTGATTCAAATAGGGACAATGGCTGCCGTCGTGGTCTATTTTTTCAAGGACCTGGTCGAGATCCTCGAGGGATTCTTTGTGGACGGGATGAAATACATTCAATCGCCGTCGAAGGGGCTGGGGAGGGCGCGCATGGGATGGTATATAATTTTAGGGACCTTGCCCGTTGCGGTGATCGGCCTTGCGTTCAGGAAGATCATTGAGGGGACGCTGACGAAAAGCCTCACGGTGATAGGAACAAGCCTCATCGCCCTCGCGCTTATTTTATGGCTGGCCGAGAGGGTCGGATCGCGAAAAAAGGAGATGGCAGATCTCACTTGGCTCGACAGCCTCATCGTCGGTTTTGCCCAATCGCTGGCGCTGATCCCCGGATCGTCCCGATCTGGAACGACGATCACGGCAGGATTATTTTTGGGGATCAATCGTGCAGATGCCGCTCGCTTTTCGTTCCTGCTCAGTGTTCCCGCCGTTTTCGCGAGCGGAATGCTCGAGTTGTATGAAATGCGCCATTTTTTCCACGATCTCGGTGTTGCCAATGTTGTAGTTGCAACCATTGTCTCCGGCGTCGTCGGTTATGCGTCGATCGCCTTTCTGCTCCGTTACCTCAAGACGCATACAACATATCTTTTTATTTTTTACCGCATTGCGGTCGGAGCGGCGCTGTTGCTGATGTCAATGAAGTAA
- a CDS encoding VTT domain-containing protein encodes MEVLRDLFQKLTDVKALVQWAGYPGLALIIFSETGLLVGFFLPGDSLLVTAGLFAAAGFFNVTVLIFLLIVAAILGNSTGYLIGQKGGHALYTREESRFFKKQHLLKTKEFYEHYGPITIVMAQFMPFARTFAPVVAGIAEMKYVRFASFNVIGAVGWITSMLLVGYFLGSTIPNIDKNITYVIAAVILLSLLPGIIKYLQIRSSARRAP; translated from the coding sequence ATGGAAGTACTGAGAGATCTTTTTCAAAAGCTTACCGACGTCAAGGCGCTTGTCCAATGGGCGGGGTATCCCGGGCTGGCATTGATCATCTTCTCGGAGACCGGACTGCTGGTCGGTTTTTTTCTGCCGGGAGATTCTCTGCTGGTCACGGCCGGACTATTTGCCGCGGCGGGATTCTTTAACGTCACTGTTCTTATTTTCCTGTTGATCGTTGCTGCGATCCTTGGAAACAGCACGGGGTACCTCATCGGTCAAAAAGGGGGGCATGCGCTGTACACCAGAGAGGAATCGCGGTTTTTCAAGAAGCAGCATTTGTTGAAAACGAAGGAATTTTACGAACATTACGGTCCGATCACCATCGTCATGGCGCAGTTCATGCCGTTCGCCCGGACGTTCGCGCCGGTTGTCGCAGGTATTGCCGAGATGAAGTACGTGCGCTTCGCTTCGTTCAATGTCATCGGCGCTGTCGGATGGATCACCAGCATGCTGCTCGTCGGATATTTTCTCGGCTCGACGATTCCGAATATCGACAAAAATATTACGTATGTTATCGCAGCGGTCATTCTGCTTTCGCTGCTTCCAGGCATCATCAAATATCTTCAGATCCGATCTTCTGCTCGAAGAGCGCCGTAA
- a CDS encoding MarC family protein: MKFSIHNLLMAFIPLFVAIDIFGALPVFISLTAGMAARTKRHLVIEATLTAGAVALVFLASGKLIFSFLGITENDFRIGGGIVLLVFSVYELLFAKDTQRDLEASVGVVPIGIPLIMGPAALTSIIIVVDNYGYWMSMVSLLINLIIVWLVFHFSEFVMKVMGVAGSRAFGKVASLFMAAIAVMMIRVGIQNILR, from the coding sequence ATGAAATTTTCCATCCACAATCTCTTGATGGCGTTCATCCCCCTTTTTGTCGCCATCGATATTTTCGGGGCGCTCCCGGTGTTTATTTCACTCACCGCCGGAATGGCCGCAAGGACAAAGCGGCACCTGGTGATCGAGGCGACGCTCACCGCCGGCGCCGTTGCCCTTGTCTTCCTCGCGTCCGGAAAGCTGATCTTTTCCTTCCTCGGCATTACGGAGAATGATTTCCGCATCGGCGGGGGAATCGTGCTTCTCGTCTTCTCTGTGTATGAATTGCTTTTTGCGAAGGACACGCAGCGCGATCTGGAAGCTTCGGTCGGCGTTGTGCCGATCGGCATTCCGTTGATCATGGGACCGGCGGCGCTGACGTCCATCATCATTGTGGTGGATAATTACGGCTACTGGATGTCGATGGTGTCGCTCTTGATCAACCTGATCATCGTTTGGCTGGTGTTCCACTTTTCCGAGTTCGTCATGAAGGTGATGGGCGTTGCCGGGTCGCGTGCCTTCGGAAAAGTCGCTTCTCTTTTTATGGCGGCCATCGCCGTCATGATGATCCGCGTCGGCATTCAAAATATCCTCAGGTAA
- a CDS encoding prolyl oligopeptidase family serine peptidase — protein MKTFRSDLFYRSVNPKQAAGGGSPAVILLHGRGADENDLLGLSEYFDDRLAVFSVRAPYPFEFGGYTYFQLLDDNSAEPVMFMESYRRLMKFADGVASLPDIDAKRIFLLGFSMGTIMAYAMSLTHPEKFAGVVAQSGFVREHPELHFQWNALARCPFIITHGVYDPVIPVDEARKTEALFSQSNAKFEYREYPMGHEISGESLADVCGWMKRMLG, from the coding sequence ATGAAGACATTCCGATCCGACCTTTTCTATAGATCTGTGAACCCGAAGCAGGCTGCGGGGGGTGGGTCTCCGGCCGTCATTCTTCTGCACGGACGGGGCGCTGATGAGAACGACCTGCTCGGCCTCTCGGAATATTTTGACGACCGTCTGGCGGTGTTCAGCGTACGGGCGCCGTATCCGTTCGAGTTTGGAGGATACACCTACTTTCAGCTGCTGGATGACAACTCCGCCGAGCCGGTCATGTTCATGGAGAGCTACCGGCGGCTGATGAAGTTTGCGGACGGCGTCGCGTCGCTTCCTGACATTGACGCGAAGAGAATTTTCCTACTGGGATTCAGCATGGGGACGATCATGGCATACGCGATGTCGCTGACGCATCCGGAGAAATTCGCAGGCGTGGTGGCGCAAAGCGGGTTCGTCCGCGAACATCCCGAATTACATTTTCAATGGAACGCGCTCGCTCGATGCCCTTTCATCATCACGCACGGCGTGTATGACCCGGTCATTCCGGTCGATGAGGCGCGAAAGACGGAAGCGCTGTTCTCGCAGTCGAACGCGAAGTTCGAGTACAGAGAATATCCGATGGGGCACGAGATCAGCGGGGAGAGTCTGGCAGATGTCTGCGGCTGGATGAAAAGAATGCTTGGGTGA
- a CDS encoding glycosyltransferase family 4 protein, producing the protein MRILIFNWQDIKNPLAGGAEVHLHEVFERIASKGHDVTLFCSRFDNAPEKEEMNGIHVIRQGGRSFFNYLVPQKYFSTFKAQKFDLIVDDMNKIPFYTPLFVKEPLLGITHHLFGTSIFLEAIFPAASYVYLTERAALPVYKRLRFIVGSPSTHKEMLHLGFAEERTHLIHYGVDHNSFKILGIPKSPAPLIGMVGRLKKYKSVDHLLEAFVIVRQEMAEAKLVIVGDGDDKQRLEAITGKLGLSEAVRFTGFVSEEEKVRHLNEMHVAVNTSAKEGWGLTAIEANACGTPTVSSNVQGLRDAVVDGETGLLYEYGNREQLAEKILLMLRDGHLRQRLAGNAVRRSKQFDWDIAAERTMDVIERVRSEHFRR; encoded by the coding sequence TTGCGTATCCTCATCTTCAATTGGCAGGACATCAAGAACCCTCTCGCGGGGGGAGCGGAGGTCCACCTGCACGAGGTCTTTGAGCGCATTGCCTCAAAGGGGCACGATGTCACGCTTTTCTGTTCCCGTTTTGACAACGCCCCCGAAAAAGAGGAGATGAACGGGATCCATGTTATTCGCCAGGGGGGACGGTCGTTCTTCAATTATCTTGTTCCGCAAAAATATTTCTCCACGTTCAAGGCACAGAAGTTCGACCTGATCGTCGACGACATGAACAAGATCCCTTTTTACACTCCCCTCTTTGTGAAGGAGCCGCTCCTCGGCATCACGCATCATCTTTTCGGAACAAGCATCTTTCTCGAAGCGATCTTTCCCGCGGCATCGTATGTTTATCTAACAGAACGCGCGGCTCTCCCGGTCTACAAACGGCTGCGATTCATCGTCGGCTCTCCCAGCACTCATAAGGAGATGCTCCACCTTGGTTTTGCCGAAGAGCGAACGCACCTCATCCACTACGGCGTCGACCACAATTCGTTCAAGATCCTCGGCATCCCCAAAAGCCCGGCGCCCCTCATCGGCATGGTGGGACGGCTGAAGAAATATAAGAGCGTCGACCATCTGCTTGAGGCGTTTGTCATCGTCCGGCAGGAGATGGCCGAAGCAAAATTGGTCATTGTGGGAGATGGGGACGACAAGCAGCGGTTGGAAGCCATTACTGGCAAGCTCGGCCTGTCGGAAGCCGTTCGGTTTACGGGGTTTGTCAGCGAGGAGGAAAAAGTCAGGCACTTGAACGAGATGCATGTCGCCGTCAACACGTCGGCAAAGGAAGGGTGGGGATTGACGGCGATCGAAGCGAATGCCTGCGGCACGCCAACGGTGTCAAGCAACGTGCAGGGACTGCGCGACGCCGTGGTCGACGGCGAGACGGGGCTTCTATACGAATACGGAAACCGCGAACAGCTCGCAGAAAAAATTTTGTTGATGCTGAGAGACGGCCATTTGCGCCAGCGTCTTGCCGGCAACGCCGTGCGCCGGTCCAAGCAATTTGACTGGGACATCGCCGCCGAACGGACGATGGATGTCATCGAACGGGTTCGATCCGAGCATTTCCGCCGGTAA
- a CDS encoding class I SAM-dependent methyltransferase, which yields MKESRRSHWENFWDEKKNLQEVYSNSDRVVRNLSKIVDLKGKKILEVGAGTGRDSFPLVERGAEVFQLDYSINSLMIMKKIAGEEKIEVAIVGGDTFCLPFRDETFDIVFHQGLLEHFRPQQAEALLRENIRVTKKDGLLLVDVPQRYHIYTVIKHFLIAINKWFAGWEREFSVGELRREMERLGLQIVHTYGEWMYPSLFYRATREALLKVGLKLPLYPTFIRPLTGMRKSIREALRDTPIAVNTSLSFGLVGKKK from the coding sequence ATGAAAGAATCGCGCCGTTCTCACTGGGAAAATTTCTGGGACGAAAAGAAGAATCTGCAGGAGGTCTATTCGAACTCCGACCGCGTCGTGCGGAACTTGTCGAAGATCGTCGACCTGAAAGGAAAGAAAATACTGGAGGTCGGCGCCGGGACCGGACGCGACAGCTTCCCGCTGGTCGAGCGCGGAGCGGAGGTTTTCCAGCTCGACTATTCCATCAACTCGCTGATGATCATGAAGAAAATAGCCGGCGAAGAAAAGATCGAGGTCGCCATCGTCGGCGGCGATACGTTCTGCCTTCCGTTCCGGGATGAGACATTCGACATCGTCTTTCATCAGGGGCTGCTGGAACACTTCAGGCCGCAGCAGGCGGAAGCGCTGCTTCGTGAAAATATCCGCGTCACAAAAAAGGACGGGCTGCTGCTCGTCGATGTCCCCCAGCGGTACCACATCTATACGGTCATCAAGCATTTCCTGATCGCCATCAATAAGTGGTTCGCCGGATGGGAGCGGGAATTCTCCGTGGGCGAACTTCGGCGGGAGATGGAACGGCTCGGCCTGCAGATCGTGCACACATACGGAGAATGGATGTACCCGAGTCTCTTCTATCGGGCAACGCGCGAGGCGCTCCTGAAGGTCGGACTAAAATTGCCTTTGTATCCGACCTTCATTCGGCCCCTGACGGGAATGAGAAAATCCATCCGCGAAGCCCTGCGAGATACCCCCATTGCCGTCAACACCTCTTTATCATTCGGTTTGGTGGGAAAGAAAAAATAA
- the hemW gene encoding radical SAM family heme chaperone HemW, giving the protein MGSLYLHIPYCEKKCLYCDFYSIENMESMERFLGALEKEITEAGAEYAGKESFETIFFGGGTPSLLAPSALERILLRLHSSFRIDPDAEVTVETNPGTADLEKLRAYRSLGVNRLSIGIQSFHPDELKFLSRIHTAGEAADCVENAYRAGFENLNVDLIFSLPKQTLDRWKENLQRAAALQPKHISAYSLIVEEHTPLYAMVQEGRVKPLSEKRDSAMYETTLEMMANFGFEQYEVSNFARPGFSCRHNKNYWNHSNYLGFGPSAHSFWKDRQTGGRRWWNARSIAQYCDAVQKGASAAAGSEVVDKEKMFSEAVFLGLRTGELSVTTLQQLYGIDMLEARGEKLKLYSDEQLLRIDNRRIALTRKGFMVCDAIAESLL; this is encoded by the coding sequence ATGGGAAGCCTCTACCTCCACATACCGTACTGCGAAAAGAAATGCCTCTACTGCGATTTCTATTCGATCGAGAATATGGAATCGATGGAGCGGTTTCTCGGCGCGCTTGAAAAAGAGATCACGGAGGCTGGCGCCGAGTATGCGGGCAAAGAATCGTTTGAGACAATTTTTTTCGGCGGAGGAACGCCGTCGCTCCTTGCGCCGTCTGCACTTGAAAGAATCCTCCTCAGGCTGCATTCAAGCTTCCGGATCGATCCCGATGCAGAGGTCACAGTGGAAACGAATCCGGGTACGGCCGACCTCGAAAAACTCCGCGCGTACCGTTCGCTGGGCGTCAACAGGCTCAGCATCGGCATTCAGTCATTCCATCCGGACGAGCTGAAATTTCTCAGCCGCATTCATACCGCAGGAGAGGCGGCGGACTGCGTCGAGAACGCATACCGGGCCGGCTTCGAGAACCTCAATGTCGATCTGATATTTTCCCTCCCGAAACAAACACTTGACCGGTGGAAGGAGAACCTCCAACGTGCCGCCGCATTGCAGCCGAAACATATTTCCGCGTACAGCCTGATCGTCGAAGAACATACCCCTCTTTATGCCATGGTCCAGGAAGGAAGGGTGAAACCGCTTTCGGAAAAAAGAGATTCGGCAATGTATGAAACAACGCTGGAGATGATGGCGAATTTCGGATTCGAGCAGTACGAAGTCTCCAATTTTGCCAGGCCGGGATTCTCGTGCCGGCATAATAAGAATTACTGGAACCACTCAAACTATCTCGGGTTTGGTCCGTCCGCTCACTCTTTTTGGAAGGACCGTCAGACCGGCGGACGGCGCTGGTGGAACGCACGGAGCATCGCGCAGTATTGCGATGCGGTACAAAAAGGGGCGTCTGCCGCGGCAGGGTCGGAGGTCGTCGATAAAGAAAAAATGTTCAGCGAAGCTGTTTTCCTCGGATTGCGGACGGGGGAACTGAGCGTGACAACGCTGCAGCAATTGTACGGCATCGATATGCTCGAGGCCCGGGGAGAGAAATTGAAATTGTACTCCGACGAACAACTGCTGCGAATCGACAACCGGCGCATCGCGCTGACGCGCAAGGGCTTCATGGTCTGCGATGCGATCGCCGAGTCGCTCCTCTAG